One Lemur catta isolate mLemCat1 chromosome 26, mLemCat1.pri, whole genome shotgun sequence DNA window includes the following coding sequences:
- the CASP6 gene encoding caspase-6 isoform X2, translating into MFDPAEEYKMDHKRRGIALIFNHERFFWHLMLPDRRGTSADRDNLTRRFSDLGFEVRCFNDLRAEELLLKIHEVSTASHADADCFLCVFLSHGEGNHVYAYDAKIEIPTLTGLFKGDKCQSLVGKPKIFIIQACRGNQHDVPVLPLDEVDHRTDTLEANVTEVDAASVYTLPAGADFLMCYSVAEGYYSHRETVLGSWYIQDLCELLARYGSTLEFTELLTLVNRKVSRRRVEACRDPDAIGKKQVPCFASMLTKKLRFLPKSK; encoded by the exons ATGTTCGATCCGGCCGAAGAGTACAAAATGGACCACAAGAGGAGGGGAATCGCTTTAATCTTCAACCACGAGAGGTTCTTTTGGCACCTAATGCTGCCGGACAGGCGGGGCACCAGCGCTGACAGAGACAACCTCACCCGCAG GTTTTCAGACCTAGGATTTGAGGTGCGATGCTTTAATGATCTCAGAGCAGAAGAACTACTGCTCAAAATCCACGAGG TGTCAACTGCCAGCCACGCCGACGCCGACTGCTTTCTGTGCGTCTTCCTGAGCCACGGTGAAGGCAATCATGTTTATGCCTACGACGCCAAAATCGAAATTCCGACGCTAACTGGCCTGTTCAAAGGAGACAAGTGTCAAAGTCTGGTTGGAAAACCCAAGATATTCATCATTCAG GCGTGTCGGGGAAACCAGCATGACGTGCCCGTCCTGCCTTTGGACGAAGTGGATCATCGGACAGACACGCTGGAGGCCAACGTAACGGAGGTGGACGCGGCCTCAGTTTACACACTGCCTGCGGGGGCCGACTTCCTCATGTGCTACTCCGTTGCCGAAG GCTACTATTCGCACCGGGAGACGGTGCTGGGCTCGTGGTACATCCAGGACCTGTGTGAGCTGCTGGCGAGGTACGGCTCCACCCTGGAGTTCACGGAGCTGCTCACGCTGGTCAACAGGAAGGTGTCTCGGCGCCGCGTGGAGGCCTGCAGGGACCCGGACGCCATCGGGAAGAAGCAGGTTCCCTGCTTTGCCTCTATGCTAACTAAAAAGCTGCGTTTCCTTCCAAAGTCTAAGTAA
- the CASP6 gene encoding caspase-6 isoform X1: MSSARALRRGRRAGGEQNITETDAFYKSNSEMFDPAEEYKMDHKRRGIALIFNHERFFWHLMLPDRRGTSADRDNLTRRFSDLGFEVRCFNDLRAEELLLKIHEVSTASHADADCFLCVFLSHGEGNHVYAYDAKIEIPTLTGLFKGDKCQSLVGKPKIFIIQACRGNQHDVPVLPLDEVDHRTDTLEANVTEVDAASVYTLPAGADFLMCYSVAEGYYSHRETVLGSWYIQDLCELLARYGSTLEFTELLTLVNRKVSRRRVEACRDPDAIGKKQVPCFASMLTKKLRFLPKSK; encoded by the exons gtgGGGAGCAAAACATCACAGAAACAGATGCCTTctataaaag TAACAGCGAAATGTTCGATCCGGCCGAAGAGTACAAAATGGACCACAAGAGGAGGGGAATCGCTTTAATCTTCAACCACGAGAGGTTCTTTTGGCACCTAATGCTGCCGGACAGGCGGGGCACCAGCGCTGACAGAGACAACCTCACCCGCAG GTTTTCAGACCTAGGATTTGAGGTGCGATGCTTTAATGATCTCAGAGCAGAAGAACTACTGCTCAAAATCCACGAGG TGTCAACTGCCAGCCACGCCGACGCCGACTGCTTTCTGTGCGTCTTCCTGAGCCACGGTGAAGGCAATCATGTTTATGCCTACGACGCCAAAATCGAAATTCCGACGCTAACTGGCCTGTTCAAAGGAGACAAGTGTCAAAGTCTGGTTGGAAAACCCAAGATATTCATCATTCAG GCGTGTCGGGGAAACCAGCATGACGTGCCCGTCCTGCCTTTGGACGAAGTGGATCATCGGACAGACACGCTGGAGGCCAACGTAACGGAGGTGGACGCGGCCTCAGTTTACACACTGCCTGCGGGGGCCGACTTCCTCATGTGCTACTCCGTTGCCGAAG GCTACTATTCGCACCGGGAGACGGTGCTGGGCTCGTGGTACATCCAGGACCTGTGTGAGCTGCTGGCGAGGTACGGCTCCACCCTGGAGTTCACGGAGCTGCTCACGCTGGTCAACAGGAAGGTGTCTCGGCGCCGCGTGGAGGCCTGCAGGGACCCGGACGCCATCGGGAAGAAGCAGGTTCCCTGCTTTGCCTCTATGCTAACTAAAAAGCTGCGTTTCCTTCCAAAGTCTAAGTAA